The Arachis hypogaea cultivar Tifrunner chromosome 14, arahy.Tifrunner.gnm2.J5K5, whole genome shotgun sequence genome has a segment encoding these proteins:
- the LOC112744381 gene encoding subtilisin-like protease Glyma18g48580, translating into MSCSNIFIPLLVSSFLLFTFLPGAAHGSKKCYIVYLGAHSHGPTPTSFDLETATYSHYDLLGSVLGSHEKAKEAMIYSYNKHINGFAALLDEEEAAIVAENPNVVSVFLTKKHKLHTTRSWEFLGLHRNDKNSAWPKGRFGENTIIANIDTGVWPESTSFDDKGYGPIPSKWRGGNVCQINEFQSSRKNPCNRKLIGARFFNVAFETYYGKLDGKLQTARDFVGHGTHTLSTAGGNFVAGASVFAVGNGTAKGGSPRARVAAYKVCWSLTDPSDCFGADILSAIDQAINDGVDIISVSIGDQYLVHPEDIFTDEISIGSFHAISNNILFVASAGNDGPTPGTVANVAPWIFTVAASTTDRNFSSTITFGNGRQITGASLFTSLPPNQAFPVILAADGKLANATTRDASLCRRGTLDPAKVKGTIVDCLREGKIKSVSEGLEALKAGARAILMENQKQNGGTTLAEPHIMSCVNYPNVHPPPIPPHPHHNITATTDINKITASTTIKISPVKTFFGIKPAPVMASFSSRGPNQIQPSILKPDITAPGTNILAAYSLFASASDLLVDGRRGFRFNVLQGTSMACPHISGIAGLLKTLHPHWSPAAIKSAIMTTATTLDNSNGPIKDAFDDKLANSFAYGSGHVRPNLAIDPGLVYDLHLDDYLNFLCASGYNQQAISALNFNRTFTCKGNHSIDDLNYPSITLPNLKLSPETVTRTLTNVGPPGTYNVTAKVDGCKIAVVPNSLTFTKLNEKKTFKVTVQASSVIQSYKYQFGELIWTDGKHRVRSPITIRRRK; encoded by the exons ATGAGCTGTTCTAATATTTTCATTCCCCTTCTTGTTTCATCGTTTCTTCTTTTCACTTTCTTGCCGGGAGCTGCCCATGGCAGCAAAAAG TGCTACATTGTGTACTTGGGAGCACATTCTCATGGTCCAACCCCTACCTCTTTTGACTTGGAAACCGCCACATATTCTCATTATGATTTGCTAGGTTCAGTTTTGGGAAG CCATGAGAAAGCGAAAGAGGCCATGATATACTCATACAATAAGCACATCAATGGCTTTGCTGCTTTACTTGACGAGGAAGAAGCAGCAATCGTTGCAG AAAACCCAAATGTGGTTTCTGTGTTCTTGACCAAAAAGCACAAATTGCACACGACACGGTCGTGGGAATTTCTTGGACTACACAGAAATGATAAGAACTCAGCTTGGCCAAAGGGAAGATTTGGTGAAAATACAATAATCGCTAACATTGATACAG GCGTTTGGCCAGAATCCACGAGTTTCGATGACAAGGGATATGGCCCAATCCCGTCAAAATGGCGCGGGGGTAACGTCTGTCAAATAAACGAATTCCAAAGTTCTAGGAAAAATCCTTGCAACAG GAAGTTGATTGGAGCAAGATTTTTCAACGTAGCTTTTGAGACATACTATGGGAAACTTGACGGGAAGTTACAGACAGCTCGTGACTTTGTAGGGCACGGGACACACACTTTATCGACAGCAGGTGGCAACTTCGTGGCAGGAGCAAGCGTATTCGCGGTTGGGAATGGCACAGCTAAGGGTGGCTCTCCAAGAGCCAGGGTTGCAGCCTACAAAGTCTGTTGGTCTCTAACGGATCCATCTGATTGCTTTGGGGCCGATATCTTGTCCGCAATCGACCAAGCCATAAACGACGGTGTTGATATCATCTCCGTCTCCATCGGCGACCAATATTTAGTGCACCCTGAAGATATATTCACCGATGAGATATCCATTGGCTCATTCCATGCTATTTCTAACAACATATTGTTCGTTGCCTCTGCTGGAAATGACGGACCAACACCTGGAACCGTCGCTAATGTGGCTCCCTGGATATTCACGGTTGCTGCTAGCACAACAGATAGGAACTTTAGTAGTACCATTACTTTTGGTAACGGTCGACAAATCACC GGAGCCAGTTTATTCACAAGCTTGCCACCTAACCAGGCCTTTCCTGTGATCCTTGCTGCTGATGGTAAACTTGCCAATGCCACAACTCGAGATGC TTCCCTTTGTAGACGAGGAACACTTGACCCAGCAAAAGTCAAGGGAACAATAGTGGACTGCCTCAGGGAAGGAAAAATAAAATCAGTTTCGGAGGGTTTGGAAGCTCTGAAAGCAGGTGCCAGAGCAATACTCATGGAAAATCAAAAGCAAAATGGGGGAACAACTCTTGCTGAGCCTCACATTATGTCGTGTGTGAATTATCCAAATGTCCACCCTCCTCCTATACCACCACACCCACATCATAATATCACTGCTACCAC TGATATTAATAAAATAACGGCGTCTACAACAATAAAGATCTCCCCAGTAAAAACATTCTTTGGAATAAAACCCGCTCCAGTTATGGCTTCATTCTCCTCTAGAGGGCCCAATCAGATTCAGCCATCAATACTCAAG CCTGATATTACAGCACCAGGAACAAACATACTTGCTGCCTACTCACTATTCGCTAGTGCGTCTGACCTACTAGTAGATGGTCGTCGAGGGTTTCGATTCAATGTGCTACAAGGAACATCTATGGCTTGCCCTCATATCTCTGGAATTGCCGGACTTCTCAAAACTCTTCATCCTCATTGGAGTCCCGCCGCTATTAAGTCTGCAATCATGACCACCG CAACCACACTAGACAACTCAAACGGCCCTATCAAAGATGCATTTGATGATAAGCTAGCAAATTCTTTTGCTTATGGGTCAGGACATGTTCGACCAAACCTTGCAATAGATCCAGGACTTGTTTATGATCTGCACCTTGACGATTATTTGAACTTCTTATGTGCTtctggatacaatcaacaagCCATTTCAGCACTTAATTTCAACAGGACTTTCACTTGCAAAGGAAATCACAGCATAGACGACTTGAATTATCCTTCAATCACATTGCCAAATCTAAAGTTGAGTCCAGAAACTGTTACTCGTACACTCACCAATGTGGGTCCCCCAGGCACATATAACGTTACTGCCAAAGTGGACGGATGCAAAATTGCTGTTGTGCCCAATTCCTTGACTTTTactaaattaaatgaaaagaagACCTTCAAGGTTACTGTGCAAGCATCAAGTGTGATTCAGAGTTATAAATATCAATTTGGTGAATTGATATGGACAGATGGAAAGCACAGAGTCAGGAGTCCTATTACAATCCGACGCCGCAAATGA
- the LOC140178760 gene encoding uncharacterized protein, with product MPLHRRPPPAASSSSSRHRTAAQRRRPTLFSPSLSEKPNPKPSPIPLLIEIQNPTNHHLSQSTPIPFSGIQTIAITGIVASAGKVPPDIAGFRRGCAGVVAYRPPRKVARIVAPPEASGSGSPLSLVRIVEKTPPAKAYASPESYLSPGIGKLTGQEVSGSCKELSPQYFGGDGRRSEKVDEEKENGMWHGLSGRFPSVSLFNEYQNAAMAIQFV from the exons ATGCCGCTGCACCGCCGCCCGCcgcccgccgcttcttcttcttcttcccgccACCGCACCGCCgccc AAAGAAGAAGACCCACCCTTTTCTCTCCCTCACTCTCTGAAAAACCTAACCCTAAACCATCACCTATCCCACTCCTCATCGAAATCCAAAACCCTACCAACCATCACTTATCCCAATCAACGCCAATCCCCTTCTCCGGTATCCAAACCATCGCCATCACCGGTATCGTCGCTTCCGCCGGGAAAGTTCCACCGGATATCGCAGGATTTCGTCGAGGTTGTGCTGGAGTCGTGGCTTACCGACCGCCGAGGAAGGTGGCGAGGATCGTTGCTCCTCCAGAGGCCAGCGGGAGCGGCAGCCCTCTCTCTTTGGTCAGGATTGTGGAGAAGACACCGCCAGCGAAGGCCTATGCGTCGCCGGAGTCTTACCTGTCACCGGGGATTGGGAAATTGACGGGGCAAGAGGTGAGCGGGAGCTGCAAGGAGTTGTCGCCACAGTATTTTGGCGGCGACGGAAGGAGGAGCGAGAAGGTAGATGAGGAGAAGGAGAATGGCATGTGGCATGGCTTGTCTGGAAGGTTTCCTTCGGTTTCTTTGTTCAATGAGTACCAAAATGCAGCTATGGCG ATCCAATTTGTCTGA